A genome region from Anolis carolinensis isolate JA03-04 chromosome 6, rAnoCar3.1.pri, whole genome shotgun sequence includes the following:
- the LOC100555680 gene encoding olfactory receptor 6B1, with protein sequence MSLSPLFSLPIGLFFWEMENNTIISEFILVGFPSGLELQLFLFMTFFLTYILTVTENLIIISLVKNNRSLHKPMYFFLGNLSFLEIWYISVTLPKLLVDFWSPSKTISFQSCMAQLYFFISLMCTECVLLAVMAYDRYIAVCNPLRYSAIMTHRFCFQLGLLSWVCGFSTSLVKVIFISRLTFCGPRVINHFFCDISPVLNLSCTDMSTAELVDFILALVILLGPLAVTILSYLFIITSIFHIPTVQGKKKVFSTCASHLTVVIIFFTSAVFMYARPRKIHPFNLNKIVSIFYAVVIPAVNPLIYCLRNKEVKEALKKNLARKCPVR encoded by the coding sequence ATGTCATTATCTCCATTATTTTCCTTGCCTATAGGTCTATTCTTTTGGGAGATGGAAAACAACACTATCATTTCTGAATTTATCCTTGTGGGGTTTCCCTCTGGACTAGAGCTCCAGCTATTTCTTTTCATGACTTTCTTTCTGACATATATACTAACAGTTACAGAGAATCTTATCATTATCTCCTTAGTAAAAAATAACAGGAGCCTTCATAAACCCATGTATTTTTTCCTTGGAAATTTGTCTTTCTTGGAAATCTGGTATATCAGTGTCACACTTCCCAAACTGCTGGTGGATTTCTGGTCACCGAGCAAGACCATCTCCTTCCAAAGTTGCATGGCTCAGCTCTACTTCTTCATCTCATTGATGTGTACTGAATGTGTCCTCCTAGCTGTCATGGCATATGATCGATACATAGCAGTATGCAACCCACTTCGCTATTCAGCTATTATGACACATAGATTTTGTTTCCAGTTAGGTTTGCTCTCTTGGGTATGTGGCTTCTCCACCTCCTTAGTCAAAGTCATCTTTATCTCCAGGCTGACCTTTTGTGGTCCTAGAGTGATTAATCACTTTTTTTGTGATATCTCCCCAGTACTCAACCTCTCCTGCACTGATATGTCAACGGCTGAGTTGGTAGATTTCATTCTGGCCTTGGTAATTCTCCTTGGTCCACTCGCTGTAACCATTCTATCCTATCTGTTCATCATCACTTCAATTTTTCACATCCCTACAGTCCAAGGAAAGAAGAAAGTCTTCTCAACATGTGCTTCACACCTCACAGTGGTCATCATCTTTTTTACGTCAGCAGTCTTCATGTATGCTCGACCTAGAAAAATTCACCCTTTCAACCTTAACAAAATAGTGTCCATTTTCTATGCCGTGGTCATTCCAGCTGTCAATCCACTCATCTATTGCCTGAGAAATAAGGAAGTGAAAGAGGCACTGAAGAAAAATCTAGCAAGGAAATGCCCTGTTAGATAA